AGAATGAGATGTTCAGAAAAGTGTGACAAGGAAAATGTGAGAACCAAACATTTTTAACTTGCATTGTACTTTTAGTCTTGGAAGTCTTGCATTGCTAATTAATCTATAGTAAGAGGCCTGTTGTGATGCTATCATTACTCATACCTTCAGTTTGAACTCCAGCTGAGCGCTGTAGCCTGTCTTCTCACATGCAATGGTAATCTGGCCACCCAGCTCCAGGGTCATGGTACCATACAGAATGCCTACAACGAAGATGCACAATAAAGTATTCTGACATACTGTAAagcgcacaaacacaactaATCAGTGTATTACCTTTACAGTGGGCGTATGGCATGTTCATCACATAGTCCTCTCCGCGGTTGAGAAAAGTCAGCCGCGCTTCCCCGTCCAATATGGCTGACAGGGAGTTTCCTAAAGCGGACATGGGGTCTGAATAAATACTGGATCATGTTGAAGATCACTTTAGGTGATTCTAATATTAGTATAGTGTCTTTGTACCATAGAACTTGGACTTGGCAAGGATGCTACCACTGAGGCAGAATCCATCCTTCCTGTTACTGACATAGAAGGCTGAAACTGGAGGATGATGGGATACCTGTGGGGCACGCCGCAAGcaaagacaacaacacaaattGTGACAATGAACTGATATGTGGAACTGAAACAATATTCTTATGACCTACATCTTTCTACAGCTGTTACCTGTTCTGCGATATAGAAGGTCTTGCTGTTGGTCTTCTGGTGCAGCCACATGCAACGGAATGTCTCGCCAATGATAGGGTTGTACGGCTTCTTCAAGCCCTGCGgataaaaatcaaaacacaatgTTGTacttcataagaacactactgcTCATCGCCACAAACTCAAATGTGTACTCTGCTCACCTTTGGCTTCTTGTAAAACCCAGAGATATACCACTTCACCACCTTCTTCATCCGGTTGTAGGCGTTCTCTTCGATGGCAGCTCtaaaagtgaaataaacaagCTAAACTTAAACTGATGCTCTTCAAAAGTCAACTGACAGTACCAATACCAAAGTATTATTTATTTGGGCTTACTCTGACAAGAAGTCGGCATGGTAGTAGTAGTCGGAAAGTTTGTCCAGGAACGACCTTGGCTCCAAAATGAAGGTGGGCAGCACCACCTTGGACAGATCCATGCCGGGTCGGACCTGTTTCAGCAAGGTCCAGATGAGAGATTTGTTTTCCTCTGATACCGTCTCAGTCTGGGCAGCCTCGCCAGCCtggagagagaaataaagagCACTGTAGTGAAGATGCACATCTGTGTGCAGTTATCTGCAACAACAGTAACAGTTATCTTGTCAGTCACTCGTTTAGGTCAATATTCTTTCATGTTTTAAAAATTTTCAAGTTGTGAACGTTGGTATGCAAAAGAAGCTTTTAATAATCTCTGAGCTCTAAACATTTTGCCACAGCGTCCATAGGTGTTTAATTATTGAGCTGTCAAAGTCAGATTTCAATATTACGGGAATGCACATTAGCAATTTCACACTTTGTTGTCGTACGATAGCTGTGTCTTGCAGACACCCACTCAAACCAACCCACACAAACTGTGATCAAAGGCGTCAATGTCACAGCTTTCTAAATTGCCTGAGATGAACAGGCGAACATAGTAATGTCTGCTCATTGCAAGAAAAAAGACTGAATGAAAATCCTTTAGCTAAAGTTGCGATTCAAGATGGATACAATTGTGAGAAATCAATGACAGTGTCCTGGAGAATCATCATTTTAACAGCAGACTTGAAGCCGTACCTCTCCTAGTTCTTCATGGCACTGTTCAAGGTAGAGGGTTTCCCGCAAATGGTCATTGGGATCGAGGTCAATGTATGAGTCATCTTGGCGCTCTGATGTGTCGCTGTCACTCTCCTCTAGGCCTTCCGGGTCAGATTCTTCATGGTCCtgctctccctccctgtctgacTTGTCTGAGTACAGATCTGGGTCTTTCAAATGGTCGCTGTCATTGAACCTGTTATAGTACATGTGATGTGAGTGGAAAGGAGGTTTACCCAAGCAGAACCTGTTGGGAAAAAGCATATAGTACAGATATAGTAGAGGAAATAGATTTCTACTCACTGGAAGCCGTGGATGTTGTGGGCTCGAAGGAGGCTGTAGAAATTAATCGAGTGTTCACCACTAGTGGTTACTGTGCTCATGTCCTCCTTTCCCTCACGGATCATGGTTCTCTTCAGCAAGCTGGAGCATTTCAGTGCAAGCTCCAAGGCATCCATCCAGCACCGACCTAAGACGTAGTGTTTTGAGATCATTTACTGCCATCATTTCAAAAGATTTTGTGTAAAAGAATATGGCACACAAGGTGGATGCTGGGaaagtatttgttttatttggttaCTGCTTGTCTGTTACAACACCACCACAGAGAGCGACGAATAAAAAAAGCTAttgtttcagcaccatggacagagaaTTATGCCATCACGCCTTCAGAAAAACAGTGCTGAAATTCAgtgtttttacacacacacacacacacacacacacacacacacacacacacacacacacacacacacacacacacacacacacacacacacacactcaattcTCAATTCTAACtttagccctaaaatcacatcttaaccctcacaAGGTTTAACAGGTGAGgactggccaaaatgtcctcactttgtcaaaatgtcctcactttggtaagaaaacatgttttttggtTCTACATGTTTTTGGttcacgcaaacacacaaatgtgatGTCAATTTATGAGCTTTCTATCACTCATCTGAGACAAAGACTGACATACAGCCGAAGTCTATATGACAGCCTGTCTCTTACCATCAGACTCCGAAGCAGCGCGGAAGATGAGATGGCTGCTGGGTAATGGCTGTGTAATGGAACCCACTGCTTCTCCTTTTGGACCCTGtcacacataaaaataaaaagaggaaataCAGAAACACTGTAAGCAGGGATCCTTGGAATTATTCAGAGTCAGCACGTTGATTGGTGTAtgtatcttttttttatctttagcTGTCTGTTTTCAGAGTTAAAAGCCTCCTCTGACATTTCCTCATTTACTGATTGCAGTTATTTTTCTTTCAATTTCTAATGATGCACACGTATATAGGGAAAACCTAGACTCCAGAGTATGTCATTATGCAAATGCTCAATTGCGAGGGGACTGATCCCTAATTAGTCTTCGTTCCAATAGTGACAAGGACAATGGTGGACCGGAATACTGTAATCTAAAACGCAGTCTGCTAATTGTGATTCCAGCCTCTTCAATAGCTGCAAATGGAAAGCTCAAACGCGAGGTCAGTGTTGAATAACAAATCACAGTTGGAGTGGACAAGAGACAACAGCtgaaaacagaacacacacaaaggtgctCCACTAAATATGAAAATGGCTGGCTGGGCATACAGTATAATTATATAAATGCAACTAATAGGGGGGCGAATACAGCATTTGGGTGAAAAGgataaaatatacaaataatgtgtttctgttcatttctgtcttttgtcTGGACAGCTgaggactttgtgtttttgtcttttaaggTAAAACCTCTGTGACAAACCTTCACAGCCCATATGGACTGCTCTAGCGGGTGGAAGAGCTTGAAACAGAAGCCGTCCTTCTTGGAGGGCCTCTCAATCAGCTCGCAGGCATTGAGCAGCACCGTCCCCACCCACTGTCCGTTTTTGTGCGTTTTATAAATGAGCAGGACGCCTGGTTTCAGCACACACCACAGCTTTGTCCAGCTCTTCAGAGTGCCACGGATCTATGGTTTAGACGCAACCATGTAAATACAATGCCTTAACTCTGCAGATTTCTCTTCTGTATTACAGATTATAACCAACCTAATAATAACAAAATGCTATTATTCATTATAAGAAATATTCTATCCTTCACCTTCAGCCAGTCGGCCATGACAATGACAGACGGATCAGTGATGGTACTGAGCAGCTCTTTTGTTGCcctcttcttttcctctctgtaGTTCTTTTTCTGCACCtacaggcagcacagacacaaaaggcATTTGTCATCCTCATTCTCGCTCTTAAAATAACTTCTTGGTGTGAGGGTGTTTTTTAAGACTAATGAGCCCTGTCTTGAGAATTATTTTCCATATACGCTAGACATAAGCTCATTTAAGCTCACTTACCTTGAGGGATTCTTTCTTGGTGAGCTTTCCTCCAGACGTCGATACATCCTTGTCTGAACCATTGTACAGCTTTGTTTCAGACTGGATACAcaaggaaaacacatttaaaagctgTCTTTGTTAGCCAATTATggcatttaaatatttgtataaTATTTGACACAGTGAGCCAAAATACGAGAGATGCTAAGACAGTCTTTGTGTGAGTATCCGATGTCAACATTTgtcattcttattcttattcaagTCTGCTTGTCTCCATGGCTCAAACTAGCTCAGTTACTGGAATGAGGTCTATAAATACCAGCGAAGGTGAGTTTTGCCAACGTCCTTGGCAAGCCAATTGGAGTGATCTAAAGCCGAGAGTCAGGCAGGGATGtgcaggcatctttaaaactgGCCTATCTAAATCCCAGAGGCAGGATTAGAGAAAGACTGACAACAAGCTCTATATGACAACACACATTTTATATAGTGATTGGGAAATATCAGTCCACAAATTCATTCTTAAATGATGTAGACATCTTTGAAATCATTTATAATACATTTTTGATGTGAGCAGTGCATGTGCTGCGTGAATCATCTCAGTATGGGCCATTCGCTGCCTGAGGCGATACAAGGAAAAGGAAAGATGACATGAAACAATTCCCACACACTCTGGTCTCATTACAATGCTCACACCCTCATCGCTCCTATACTTACTATACTCGCAAAAAAGACTGACTGATGAGCATTACCTTGCTTTTGGATATAGAATGTGAGTCTTCCTTCAAAGGCAGGGGCAGGAggtcctccttccctctctcaaATCCTGTAACAATATAACAAAAATCACATACGGACATGCCAAGTTTATTGATGAGGAAACCGATCTTATTCCAGTTCAAAAGTGGTTGTATAGTGTATATTGTAGAGTGTAATTTACACTCTCAAGCGGAAGACCTCTATGAGTCCAAGTGTACGGTGAACGGGCATAGCATTGTAGCAATTGAGTTTGTTTATAGAGCTTGATTTACAGGAGATGGAGGGAAGAAAAGAGGGTCTTTTTGAAATTGCTGGCAACAGCATGTTTGAAAACGTTGGCAAATGCCTTAAGTCCAAATTGACTCAGTAGCCACCTGAAAACACTTGGAACACTGCAAGCGAGTCACAGAATCTTAATAGGGAGGTTCCCTAGTTTAATCAAGAAATAGCAGAAGGACAGTGTTGACGCTggcataaaaatgttttttttttttatttagcaatTTTCTTACATCTACAATCTTAAACTACTGAGCTAAAAGACAGCTGTTGATTGTAGCTCAAATTAGAAATGTTGACTTTGGCAAGAGAGCTTTGAAGTTTAAGACTTAAGGTGGTGAGACCAGCTGGTAAAAAAGTCCTTAGTTTTTGATGTGCCTCCCTCTCACAAAAATAATAAGACTCTGGATAGATACCGCTGGGGGGCTACTTAAGGTCAGAAGCAGGCTCCCACACAGAGACTTCTGTTCTATGTCTATGatgttcaaagtaaaaagaCAAATCAATTAATTGgtctttaattaattaatgattaGTGTGCTGCACAACTGTTGCACTGTTAAGAGCTATAAAATGCACACGTCACCATACGTCCCTCATCTTTGCATTATGACACAAGCAGTCTGTTTATGGGACATGTCCTAAGAGAATGCAGTGTAAGAGATCAGTGgacgttcagtctccagttggGCCAAATACAGCCATTGctttgtgtgttagtgtgtgtgtgtgtgtgtgtgtgtgtgtgtgtgtgtgtgtgtgtgtgtgtgtgtgtgtgtgtgtgtgtgtgtgtgtgtgtggtttaagtAGCAGGACAGTCACGCCCCACTGCAGACTGATTAGGGCATTTGCCTGTCAAAACAGGAGCTGCAGAAATCTCTCTCTGCATCAAATATCATAGACTGGAAAGATGGAGCGGTACAGAAAGAAATGTAAGCCCTGCTGAACAATTTAGAGGTGTGGATTTCAACAGCACAGACTACAGCAGCAACTATGCGCGGCCTGCGTATAAATGTTGACTATACACAGTACACTACAGCAGGCACAATGGTCATACCAGACCTCTGTGTAAGACATGTTGATGTAAAGATAAACAGAGAAAGGCtaaacagatttaaaaatgtaaagtcaAACCATTCTTTTGCAATTTCTGCTGTTTAGTGCCTGTATAGTAAGGGCAGAACCAAgactggagcagacagagggatCAACCATGACTCAAACACAAATATTtgagtggatggaggaggtggatctTAGTCTGTTGTTTAGAAAAGCAGTTGTTTGTGCACAGTCAGCCTTTTCTgaacaataaagaaaaaaacagacatccGCAAAGGTGGAACCGGGAACATGCAGACTCTTAAAGCTCCAGTAGCTGCCAGCTGTCTGCCAGGTCGATGTCCGATGTCAGGATAAACAAGGGACATACAGCGGAGGCAGCAATTTTTCAAAAGAACACCAAATTGATTTAATCCTCCGCATTCTGACATTTGGTGCACTTTTAAAAATGAGGATTATGATCATCACGCTTGACAGAGGTACCGCTGGAACCTGGGTGATGCCAAACAAAGCTGAGCACCTGCCTTGTTTGTCAAACTGTCTGCAGGAGAGTGTCACTGAAAGGCATCTCACAGTGATGTTGAAGGAACTTTCTTTACCTGTTATCTCTGCCAACTGTCTTTTAAATTGAACAATGTGTTGATCATGCACAAGACAATTATATCTCTAACTGTCCAAATTATTCAACTACACTATACTATATATGTTATTGTTGACATGAACATCCCACGTCTGTACAATGGCAGGTCATTCCGATCTTAAGTGTTAAGTCTGTTCAAAAACGCAATTATGCCATGGGTGTTGAAAGAAGATAGTTTGTATCCCAAGACACAAAAACTGAAATGGCTGAATGTTCTGATCTACAAATTTCATAAGCATCAAGTCCCTGATCAACACTGGTGCACTAAAAACAAACCCAGACTGAGCACAGCCATATCAGATGAGTCCAGACAGGACTATACTGGGAACTAGAAACACTAATTAAAATTCCGTTAGACAGGGAAATCACTGATGCCCTCAATGATGCATCAATGGAGAACTATACCACATACTTCGCTCAAGACGGAAGGTAACACTAATCGCTTACCAGTGCGAACACAACAGTAAACGTCACCTCCACACTATCTTACACCCACCTGGCAGGGACATGGGTGACAGGTCGTTATAACCCCCAAAGGAGGCATTGCGGATGAGTTTGCGTCCATCCGGATGTGGCGGTCGGAGTGACGCTGTCCCGCCGCACGTGGAGAAGCGGCGATGGCTCAGCAGGCCCTCCTCTTTCATCATGGGGGCTGGTGGGAGCTCCCTCGGTAGGGGGGGCAGGAAGGGGAGGGGACTCAAGGACAGAAGGTCGGACGGGGCTGGTAAATCGTCCAATCCGTCCTGCGCAGCTAGTGTACGATAAAATAAACCAACCAACATGCACAGAGAGTTGCTCAAAGTCCAGGCATTGAACAGCAGTGTGCTGTTTTCTTCTATGCTTCAGCAGACAgctcccttctccctcacactctctttctctctccctgccGAGTGTGTATGAAAGCGGCAGCCTCTAAGTACTTAATGAATAACTGAGCCACTCCTACTCCCTCCCCTCCAGATGGGTAGGACAGACGCATTCTAGCTTGAAAATAgcctattttttttcttcctctcattacttttattattacacattcAAAAGGGGCACCTTTTTCCAATGGATTCGTTACACGGCTGACATGTCTATGATGTTGAATACCTGTTTATACTTTCTAAATATTACTATTACAAAGATTCAACTTCTGACACTAGAGGATGATTGGTAGTGCAAAGGGAGTGCCTATTTCTTCTTTGAATATGACTTGCATTAATCTCAGTCTACCAAGACTGATATTTATCTACATTTAATTGCCAAATATCTGCATCACCTACCTAGCCTTGCTAAGCACACTATCCAATCACAAAACAATAGCTCTACTGAGGGCAGAAGGAAATGTCACATAACACCAATTCTCAGGTGACCCTACCCTATTAGCCAGACCAAACCAAATGGAAAAGCAGCTTTAGTACTTCAGCAGTTTCCAACCTAGGAAACATGAGTTAATATTTAGCTGTAATTTATATCTTCATAATGCAGCATCTGTATTTATATCTGTAAGCAACATGCAAGTAATGTATGTACATAGCTTATCAGGAAGGTTCAACGCCCTAAGAAAATAAGTCTTCAGGACAAGAAAGCAGTGTTCACTGTATCTGTAGAGTAAATGAATAGGCTTGGCATGGAGCTTTATCTTTGAAACCCAATCTGTGAGGCACTATGTCTTTTGTTGATCTTTCCAAAGACATCTAGACGCGTCATCTTTCTTTCTAGGTTACCTGCTCTATTTACTCGCATTTGGGTCAAGACATCTGAAAGAAGCTAATGTCACCAAGATACAGTGAGTGACATGGTTAAACAAAACATGTGCGTTTGAGCCAGCCTGACTCAACTGCACTTTAATTAACACGGGGAATCATGCAGTTTCATATGTATTATTCAACTCCCAGACCTCATTAACCTGATTGCAAAGAAAATTTTTTCCACCCCCAAGTACTTCACAAAGAGGATGGAGTTAACAATAACCGACACATCATTTACCAAATTAGCCTTTAGCTCTTTTATCCTCAGCATTTAAATTCCAATAAATATAGTTTTGGTTCAACATGCCTGGTGAGTAAAAGTTTTGTTAAACAATAACTGTTTGGGAGGGGAACAAGTGATACAAATGTGTGACTAACAATACTCTGACCCAGCTGCCCGGATGGCCCTTTTTTGTGTCCTTCTGCTTTTATGCAAGGGTAACAGTTCACCTGATGgaaacacaaaagaaacacCTGGTGAGCACAGTCTTTCTTTGCAGTCATGTGGTCATGTTGTGTACTTTCAGGGAGAACTTACAAACTATAATGCAGTAATCCCTGAACTGCAGTGCACCCAACACTGTGCACTGCAAGTGATACATACACTAGAGTGTGGACAGCAGGGCACATGCAGACAAACATCTCCAGCCTTACATAAAGGCTACAAAGCGATCCTCTGAGCCAAGGATTATCCCTAGGAACAAAGAAGCTTTTTAAAACTGGCCAAAGGCAACTTCTGCTGTATTGCTCTTCTCTTATAATTAGACTGAGCGTCTTGTTTCTGTCGACATGACAACGCCAAATCGAATTCTTCCTTCCACCCTCATTAGAGCCACCTCACATaggaaaacacaaagatgcACTATGGATATGCGGGAAGCCATGAGACACAACAAATCAGAAAGAGTCAAGGGTCGGGATTTCACGGGAGAAGGCACACAATGAACAACATGACAACTGGTTAAATGCTAAACACTACCATGTCACCCAGTGCTACGTCATACTGTACCTTGCTTCGCTTCAAGAACTTCTAGAACTTAAAAGAAAAGCGGCCCAAGGTCAAGAGCACTTTTGTTCTTCAAAATCATGGTAAAATCACTGGTACAGTCCTGACAGGTCTTTGACTGTCAAAGCAGACCCTGGCGTCCGCATTTGCTCCATCACGTGATCTGCATCTTGTTTGCTTCCACGGACTTTTGGTTTACCACGGCACACATGCCGGCTGTCAGGCCTGCCAGGGTTTCAGCCACTCATGGATGAGAGCGAATAAGAAAGAACAACAAATTGACTGGCTGAGGGTGCAGGAAAGACCAACCCTCACTGTGTCGTTAACCCCATATGACGGTGAATAATCCCTGTGGCTGAGCTTAAATCCACGATGACTCCACCTTCTCTCTCACTTTCAGACTGCCCGTCTGTCCATTGCTTCGGCACTAAACTACCTTCTCTTCCGACACATTTCATGTCCTCTTTAACGTTTGGCTATCTTCAGATTTTTCTGTCAGCCAGTGTcatctccacctctctctctctctctctgtggtggTCTCTTGGTGTTTACTCAGAAACAGGACAGCAAGTGAGCAAAAGGCTTTTGAAGACTAGCTTGTACAGCCGATTGAGAAAGCCTTGTCAAACAACCACTTGGGTTTATTTTTACTTGGAATGAGTCATAGAGAGGACTAACTAGGCAGCCAGACCATGGAGACACCCAAGTTCGTCTGTGCATGTATAATTATGCAACTAAGTCAGATTGTATAACCCAAACAAACTGCAACTTCAATATGAAAAAGTTGAATGACaacaaaaattatttattaaaaaataaaaagaaaaattgcAGTTTTTTCCGTTATCAAAATGATTTTTAAAGTTGGTATCAAGGTTCAACTGTAAAATGCACTCAAATAAGTTATGCAAAATAAGTAAAGAGAAAAATCACAGAACTTCACACTTCAGCTGCGTGTTTTCCGCACAACTCTTACAATACTCATAATCCCTGCAGCAGTGTTTACCTGTGAATCTAGGTCTTATACTTTCATTCACACTGAAAGATATTTGGGTACCAACAATAACATAATGCCTAACAACTAATAAAAGCACACACTATCACTCTTCTGGCTCGAGTCAAATCAAATTCCTTCAGGAGAAGTTGTGTGTAAGGATGCAGTGAGAAGACGGTCAGAGAATGCTTTTGTGCTGTTTAAGTGACTTTTAGTGGTTAGACAGACAAATGGAGAGCCTTTAATATGCATCTGTATCACACGTACAAGTCTGTTTGTTCTAGCAAACGCAACAGACACTTGAGGAGATCCACTGTTCAATTTAGCtgtcagaatgaaaacacagccTGTTACATATTCCATACTGTATGCAGGGTGTCAGAATAAGGACAGTGAGACATTTGTCCTGTTACGATTGCTCCCTCTTGTGCCTCTGTGGAAAAGTTGCTTACAGCTGTCAGAAAGCTGTATGTCACCTTTCCACTGTTGCAACTACTAATACATAGCAAATCTAACCTAAATATTTTCCACATTAAATGTCACACAAATCAAGCAACAAATCTAACTGTATGTCTTTTGAATCCACCCTTATTGAGCTGAAATTGCCATGggtggtggaaaaaaaacatctgtccaGCAAACAAAAGTGTATTTCCTATCTTTTAATGAAACCCCTGTCTGATCACACTATGGGAAACTGTCTCAACTCTGATTATGTACTACACATGAAATGTTTGAGGAATGACATAGAAGTTGCCCAATGACAACAAAGGATCCACAAGGTGGCACTGTGGCATAGGCAGTGTGAAGGGTGTTGTAAAGGTCCAGGGCAAATCTAGCTTTGAGTATGAGTCCTTACAAAGACAGCATAAGTAATCTTGactttttcctcctcattaGTGCTATGTATAGTTCTTAAAAACGATTCCTTTAACTTATTATTCTGATGACTTATTAAAAGCTCAAGGCAAATGGCAAAAGTGTTTTAAAGAACAGTATCAAGATGCCAGATTAGGTTAACAACCTGGTTTGGTATTTATAATGTAACCAGTAGTCTTTTAACTGTCATTAGCAAAAAATccatgaaaaaaagaaaactaagtCAGGGGAAGCAAGATTAAATGTTAAGAGGCTCAGGGTATTTGAAAGTCTGTTTAGGAGTTCACTGCTGCATGCAGCGAGTAAGTGGTGTACAGTAAGAGCAAAGAACCATTCTCACACACCATGGCTACTTACCATGGCTGTAGCTGACCCCTGGGCTTAGGGCTGAAGAAGTGGCAATAAGTTCCCTGCTGGGCGTTTGGAGGCcggcctccttctccttctccttgtccCGCTCCTTCACCTGGCGCTGGCTCATCCTGCCTGGGGTCAGAAGGACGGCATCATCACCGCTCACAATGGTTGCTACGGACCAACAAAGGGGAGCCAGGAGAATGCCAGAGACAGAGGTGGTGAAACATTAGAAGCGGTTTCAGAGGACAGCTTCAGAGATGACAGGTGGTTAATGAGCGCTGATAACCTCAGCATCTGTGATAAACC
Above is a window of Betta splendens chromosome 9, fBetSpl5.4, whole genome shotgun sequence DNA encoding:
- the LOC114861424 gene encoding oxysterol-binding protein-related protein 8 codes for the protein MMKEEGLLSHRRFSTCGGTASLRPPHPDGRKLIRNASFGGYNDLSPMSLPGFERGKEDLLPLPLKEDSHSISKSKSETKLYNGSDKDVSTSGGKLTKKESLKVQKKNYREEKKRATKELLSTITDPSVIVMADWLKIRGTLKSWTKLWCVLKPGVLLIYKTHKNGQWVGTVLLNACELIERPSKKDGFCFKLFHPLEQSIWAVKGPKGEAVGSITQPLPSSHLIFRAASESDGRCWMDALELALKCSSLLKRTMIREGKEDMSTVTTSGEHSINFYSLLRAHNIHGFQFNDSDHLKDPDLYSDKSDREGEQDHEESDPEGLEESDSDTSERQDDSYIDLDPNDHLRETLYLEQCHEELGEAGEAAQTETVSEENKSLIWTLLKQVRPGMDLSKVVLPTFILEPRSFLDKLSDYYYHADFLSEAAIEENAYNRMKKVVKWYISGFYKKPKGLKKPYNPIIGETFRCMWLHQKTNSKTFYIAEQVSHHPPVSAFYVSNRKDGFCLSGSILAKSKFYGNSLSAILDGEARLTFLNRGEDYVMNMPYAHCKGILYGTMTLELGGQITIACEKTGYSAQLEFKLKPFLGSSDSVNQISGKIKLGKEVLATLEGHWDSEVFMNDKKTGTVETFWNPTPDLRQSRLIRCTVPPEEQGDFESERLWLHVTRAINNKDQTEATNEKFILEEAQRKSARERKAKCEEWLPALFEQDAVTGEWHYRYADTRPWDPLNDMIQFEKDGCIQTKVRHRTPMVTVPKRKHKNDKPKSPESGCSSPEPDRQDSSGSERHKSKHNSRLRKKGADLSELQSAIDSIKQTQEDINRSISMLRSRTTSQTEGGSFLQQRDYIIILFLILLQVLINYVFK